A stretch of DNA from Natrinema halophilum:
TGATTGCATCGAACGGTGCATCGTGATATTCTTCGCCGTAGAGTTCTCCAGTCCCTTCGAGGTCATCGGCGACGATGGCACCGGTCTGTAATGGATAAATGTAGAACCCGTCGCTCAAACTGATCTTCAGATCACGACTACTATCGGTGAAATGGGCGAATTTCTCCGGTGGCGACTCTAGATCCTCACTGTAGGCGATTGCGTTGGGGTTTCCTTCTACCGGAACGCCGTATTTGTGTCCGTCCGCTCGTATCTCTTTCAATACCGGGAAGACGTCCTCGTAATTGGGGATATTGTCGTGATTTACCTCGGCGAAGAGCCCTGATTGTTTTCCCTGGAAATAGAAGTAATCGTCAGCGACGGTAAGATCGTAGGGGGGATTGTCCTCGGGCGCCGACTGAATCTTGGACAGGATTTCACTGTATCCGGGGATACACTCTATCTTGTTTCCCGTCTCCTCTTCGTACGGTTTCTTGATCTTATTCCGGAATCGTTCCGTATAGGGTCCACTCCAGGTCGCAACGCGAAGCGGTCCGCCTGATCCCGATCCAGAACCCATACATCCCGCAACGCTGGCACTAACCGACGTAATGCCAAGCGCTTTAACGAATGATCGGCGGTCGAAACGTGTGCGTCCTTCTCCCTGCTTCATGTTATGTTTCATGGTTATATTGTTCGCATTTCCACATCGTGTTCGTGTTGTCCATCCGACACATCATCGCAATTCCTTTCTGTGCTACGGAATCACATGTACCATGCTAATTTGCAGGTATATATAGGTTTCGACAGGACGCGAGCCCAGTAGTCTGCTCCACCGTATGGCGGATGCGATGCCAGACGCGCGGTCCCGCGAGCTGTCGGGACCCGACTACATGAATGCATCGAGTTGCGCGATATGCGCTCAAACTCGCTTACCCAGCTAGCAACACAACGGACAGAATAGCGAACACGAAACCGACTACCTCTCTGATCCCGAGAGGATTTCCGAACAGGACAATTCCGATGCCAACCGCCACTACGAAGTACAAGGCTGAAATCGTCGTAACGGTTCCCGCTCGTCCCTGTGCGATACCGGAATAAAACGCAATGGCACCAATCCCGGCGAATATACCGCTAACCAGCGCCCAGCCTA
This window harbors:
- a CDS encoding extracellular solute-binding protein is translated as MGSGSGSGGPLRVATWSGPYTERFRNKIKKPYEEETGNKIECIPGYSEILSKIQSAPEDNPPYDLTVADDYFYFQGKQSGLFAEVNHDNIPNYEDVFPVLKEIRADGHKYGVPVEGNPNAIAYSEDLESPPEKFAHFTDSSRDLKISLSDGFYIYPLQTGAIVADDLEGTGELYGEEYHDAPFDAISQMNITKWFTSGAQIWELFRNDIINTAQYYWATAAYQSRTNDSLNLNVVVPEVTGGYFDDYCLVRGSDKQEQAEEFLNFLLRADIQTSWSETSWEIKSNKNAEYPDFVAETIPTTNEELKGLQLPDWEYLSDYNSDFSERMKTLKSNQTGN
- a CDS encoding EamA family transporter, which translates into the protein MAPSPVVFAVVAMISWGLWTAIAKIATETVDPTVAMILSYVTSIAIAIGYLWIASDNVSITVEGVGWALVSGIFAGIGAIAFYSGIAQGRAGTVTTISALYFVVAVGIGIVLFGNPLGIREVVGFVFAILSVVLLAG